The following are encoded together in the Bradyrhizobium sp. CCGUVB1N3 genome:
- a CDS encoding ATP-binding protein — protein sequence MSISLHPDTPQGRSLPGSAAAGDAASGQGRRPGIRTRLFTKYVALFVAVVAVALLANGLFEVFFYYREHKAALIRVQREQAEAAAAKISQFVKEIESQLGWTTQLPWSAGSIEQRRFDALRLLRQVPAITELAQVDSTGKERLRVSRLAMDVVDSGIDLSNDAKFTEAVAHKVYYGPVYFRRESEPYMTLALAGTRKDAGVSIAEVNLKLIWDVVSQIKVGERGHAYVVASQGRLIAHPDISLVLRNTDMSRLEQVRAAQAGGGTMPDSLQEATNIQGQKVLTASAPIAPLGWTMFVELPVEEAYASLYASLQRLAIVLLAASIFAVLAGIFLARRMVGPIQALRTGAERIGGGDFSQRISIRTGDELEGLANQFNDMGARLQESYADLENKVEQRTAELSESLQQQTATADVLKVISRSAFDLKSVLTTLTESAQALCGATLGIICLRDGEVMRLKAESGCTQAFIDFMEAHPIRPGRETITGRVFMDGKPVHVPDIREDSEYNFGQAPVIGLYRAVLAVPLMRDKAVEGVLLLGRPDPGPFSQRQMDLVQTFADQAVIAIENVRLFEQVQERTKELSQSLDELRTAQDRLIQTEKLASLGQLTAGIAHEIKNPLNFVNNFSSVSTELIDELNEVLQSVGLDDKTKEEVAELTHMLKGNLEKVVQHGKRADSIVKNMLLHSREGAGERRPADINALVEESLNLAYHGARAEKPGFNISLKRDLDPAAGMLDIYPQEITRVFLNLISNGFYAATKRKESEGGAFEPTLSASTRNLGNKVEIRIRDNGTGIPPEVKEKMFNPFFTTKPAGEGTGLGLSMSHDIVVKQHGGTVDVMTEPGAFTEFIITLPRMLAEGDTGGRN from the coding sequence ATGAGCATTTCCCTCCATCCCGACACGCCGCAGGGCCGGTCGTTGCCTGGTAGCGCAGCGGCGGGCGATGCCGCTTCCGGGCAGGGCCGGCGGCCCGGGATCCGGACCCGGCTCTTTACCAAATATGTCGCCCTGTTCGTGGCTGTGGTGGCCGTTGCGCTGCTCGCCAACGGTCTTTTCGAGGTGTTCTTCTATTATCGCGAGCACAAGGCCGCGCTGATCCGTGTTCAGCGCGAGCAGGCCGAGGCGGCTGCCGCCAAGATCAGCCAGTTCGTCAAGGAGATCGAGAGCCAGCTTGGCTGGACCACGCAACTGCCGTGGTCGGCGGGCTCGATCGAGCAGCGCCGCTTCGATGCGCTGCGGCTTCTGCGCCAGGTTCCGGCGATCACCGAACTCGCCCAGGTCGATTCGACCGGCAAGGAGCGCCTGCGCGTCTCGCGCCTGGCGATGGACGTCGTCGATAGCGGGATCGACCTCTCCAATGATGCGAAATTCACCGAGGCCGTTGCGCATAAGGTCTATTACGGGCCGGTCTATTTCCGGCGGGAGTCCGAGCCCTACATGACGCTGGCGCTCGCCGGCACGCGCAAGGACGCCGGCGTCAGCATCGCGGAAGTCAATCTCAAGCTGATCTGGGACGTCGTCTCGCAGATCAAGGTCGGCGAGCGCGGGCATGCCTATGTGGTGGCCTCGCAGGGCCGGCTGATCGCGCATCCCGACATCAGCCTGGTATTGCGCAACACCGACATGTCCAGGCTCGAGCAGGTGCGCGCCGCGCAGGCCGGCGGCGGGACCATGCCTGACTCGTTGCAGGAGGCGACGAATATCCAGGGACAGAAGGTGCTGACCGCGTCCGCGCCGATCGCTCCGCTGGGCTGGACCATGTTCGTGGAGCTTCCGGTCGAGGAAGCCTATGCCTCGCTCTATGCCTCCCTGCAGCGTCTCGCCATCGTGCTGCTCGCAGCATCCATCTTCGCAGTGCTCGCGGGGATTTTCCTGGCGCGGCGCATGGTCGGCCCGATCCAGGCACTGCGCACCGGCGCCGAGCGCATCGGCGGCGGCGACTTCTCGCAGCGCATCTCGATTCGGACCGGCGACGAGCTGGAAGGGCTCGCCAACCAGTTCAACGACATGGGCGCGCGCTTGCAGGAATCCTACGCGGATTTGGAAAACAAGGTCGAGCAGCGCACGGCGGAATTGAGCGAGTCCCTCCAGCAGCAGACGGCAACCGCCGACGTGCTCAAGGTCATCAGCCGTTCCGCGTTCGATCTGAAATCCGTGCTGACGACGCTGACTGAATCAGCACAGGCGCTGTGCGGCGCCACGCTCGGCATCATCTGCCTCCGCGACGGCGAGGTGATGCGGCTCAAGGCCGAGTCGGGCTGCACGCAAGCCTTCATCGATTTCATGGAGGCTCACCCGATCAGACCGGGACGTGAGACCATCACCGGCCGCGTCTTCATGGACGGCAAGCCGGTTCACGTTCCCGACATTCGCGAGGACTCCGAGTATAATTTCGGACAGGCGCCTGTGATCGGCCTCTATCGTGCCGTGCTCGCCGTGCCGCTGATGCGCGACAAGGCGGTTGAAGGTGTTCTTCTGCTGGGACGGCCCGATCCGGGCCCCTTCAGCCAGCGCCAGATGGATCTCGTCCAGACCTTCGCCGACCAGGCGGTCATTGCGATCGAGAATGTGCGCCTGTTCGAGCAGGTCCAGGAGCGCACCAAGGAGCTCTCCCAATCGCTCGACGAGCTGCGCACCGCCCAGGATCGCCTGATCCAGACCGAGAAGCTGGCCTCGCTCGGCCAGCTCACCGCCGGTATCGCGCACGAGATCAAGAACCCGCTCAACTTCGTCAACAATTTCTCCTCGGTGTCGACGGAGTTGATCGACGAGCTCAACGAGGTCCTGCAATCGGTAGGCCTCGACGACAAGACCAAGGAGGAGGTCGCCGAACTCACCCATATGCTCAAGGGTAATCTCGAGAAGGTGGTTCAGCACGGCAAGCGCGCCGATTCCATCGTCAAGAACATGCTCTTGCATTCGCGCGAAGGGGCGGGCGAGCGTCGCCCGGCCGACATCAACGCGCTCGTCGAGGAGAGCCTCAACCTTGCCTATCATGGCGCGCGCGCCGAAAAGCCCGGCTTCAACATCTCGCTCAAGCGCGACCTCGATCCGGCCGCCGGCATGCTCGATATCTATCCGCAGGAGATCACCCGCGTCTTCCTCAACCTGATCTCGAACGGCTTCTATGCCGCGACCAAGCGCAAGGAGAGCGAGGGCGGCGCGTTCGAGCCGACGTTGAGCGCGTCCACCAGGAATCTCGGCAACAAGGTCGAAATCAGGATCCGCGACAACGGCACCGGCATCCCGCCCGAGGTGAAGGAAAAAATGTTCAATCCCTTCTTCACCACCAAGCCGGCCGGCGAGGGAACCGGGCTTGGCCTGTCCATGAGTCACGACATCGTGGTGAAACAGCACGGCGGCACGGTCGACGTAATGACTGAGCCGGGTGCATTCACTGAATTCATCATTACGCTGCCGCGCATGCTGGCAGAAGGCGATACCGGAGGCAGGAATTGA
- a CDS encoding adenylate/guanylate cyclase domain-containing protein yields the protein MTSTILVVDDEPDLEALVLQKFRRQIREGLVSFMFAHDGVEALQSLELHPDVDLVVSDINMPRMDGLSLLQKLQEAEDKKSTIIVSAYGDMSNIRTAMNRGAFDFLTKPIDFADLETTIQKTIRHVETLREARRRQAEAERAHASLSRYFSPEIAKRLAAASGESDGMEVQWRDVATIFTDITGFTTLVESAAPETLGELLNTYVGGMTDIVFEHEGTVAKIIGDAIQVLFNAPGDQPDFATRAVACAHDLDIWAEGFRQRWKDKGVNFGTTRIGVHAGPALVGNFGGSRFFDYTAYGDTINTAARLESANKYLGTRICVSASVAKSAANFQGRPVGDLLLRGRSEPLRAFEPLPPARFETPLTTQYSEAFAKLEAGDVAAMPAFAALVGMHADDALAGFHLRRLLNGAKGVRMQLE from the coding sequence ATGACATCCACGATTCTCGTTGTCGATGATGAGCCCGATCTGGAGGCGCTGGTCCTCCAGAAGTTTCGCAGGCAGATTCGCGAGGGGCTCGTCAGCTTCATGTTTGCCCATGACGGCGTCGAGGCGCTGCAATCGCTCGAGCTGCATCCGGATGTCGATCTGGTGGTGTCCGACATTAACATGCCGCGGATGGACGGGCTGTCGCTGCTCCAGAAGCTCCAGGAGGCCGAGGACAAGAAGTCGACCATCATCGTCTCGGCCTATGGCGACATGAGCAACATCCGAACCGCGATGAATCGCGGTGCCTTCGACTTCCTGACCAAGCCGATCGACTTCGCGGATCTGGAGACCACGATCCAGAAGACCATCCGCCACGTCGAGACGCTGCGCGAGGCGCGGCGACGGCAGGCGGAGGCCGAGCGCGCCCATGCCTCGCTGTCGCGCTATTTCTCGCCCGAGATCGCCAAGCGTCTGGCCGCGGCGAGCGGCGAGAGCGACGGCATGGAGGTGCAGTGGCGCGACGTCGCGACCATTTTCACCGACATCACCGGCTTCACGACGCTGGTCGAGAGCGCGGCGCCGGAAACGCTGGGCGAGCTCCTCAACACCTATGTCGGCGGGATGACCGACATCGTGTTCGAGCACGAAGGCACCGTTGCAAAGATCATCGGCGATGCCATCCAGGTGCTGTTCAACGCGCCCGGCGATCAGCCAGATTTCGCGACGCGTGCGGTCGCCTGCGCCCACGATCTCGATATATGGGCCGAGGGCTTTCGCCAGCGCTGGAAGGACAAGGGCGTCAATTTCGGCACGACACGCATCGGCGTCCATGCCGGGCCGGCGCTGGTCGGAAATTTCGGCGGTAGCCGCTTCTTCGATTACACCGCCTATGGCGACACCATCAACACGGCGGCGCGGTTGGAATCCGCCAACAAGTATCTGGGCACGCGCATCTGCGTCAGCGCCAGCGTCGCCAAGAGCGCGGCGAATTTCCAGGGGCGGCCAGTGGGCGACCTCTTGCTGCGCGGCCGCAGCGAGCCGCTGCGGGCCTTCGAACCGCTCCCGCCGGCAAGATTCGAAACACCTCTGACGACGCAATACTCCGAAGCCTTCGCCAAGCTTGAAGCCGGTGACGTCGCGGCGATGCCGGCCTTCGCCGCGCTGGTCGGCATGCACGCAGACGATGCGCTGGCCGGCTTCCACCTCAGGCGCCTGCTCAACGGCGCCAAGGGCGTCCGCATGCAACTGGAATAG
- a CDS encoding response regulator — MNVYILVVDDEPDVEALFRQQFRRDLRAGRFQMEFAPSAPVAIERAVAVRDPSLILILSDINMPGMSGLDMLPKVRAERPDVPVIMITAYGDADTRRKAIERGAVGLLTKPIDFALLRQEIDTRLEQAA, encoded by the coding sequence TTGAACGTCTACATCCTTGTCGTCGACGACGAGCCCGACGTTGAGGCGCTGTTTCGTCAGCAGTTCCGGCGCGATCTGCGCGCGGGCCGTTTCCAGATGGAGTTTGCGCCGTCCGCGCCGGTGGCGATCGAGCGTGCGGTTGCGGTGCGCGATCCCTCGCTGATCCTGATCCTGTCCGACATCAACATGCCCGGCATGAGCGGGCTCGACATGCTGCCGAAGGTGCGCGCGGAACGCCCGGATGTACCCGTGATCATGATCACGGCCTACGGCGATGCGGACACACGGCGGAAGGCGATCGAGCGCGGCGCGGTCGGGCTTCTGACCAAGCCGATCGATTTTGCGCTGCTGCGGCAGGAGATCGACACCAGGCTCGAGCAAGCGGCATGA
- a CDS encoding ABC transporter substrate-binding protein: MRRREFLGGLGCASLLWPGSAAAQGGRTYHLGTLTPIAPIAETSPRGKILIRTLGERGFRLGQNLTLEPRGAAGDVAKLPSLVAELKSRGVDAIVIIGYPTAMAAKAVGLPTVAASGIGDPVETRLIESLAHPGGNITGISDVAATLSAKRLALLKEMSPKLTKVAMLWNKDDLGMTMRYQASAKAAQALGLTVQALGVREPDDFDEAFSVMNGDLPDGILMVADALTILNRKRVFEFAAVRKLPAIYENDDLARDGGLMSYGPDVSESFERAASLVARIFNGANPGDLPFEQPTRYPLVLNLKTAKATGLEIPPTLLALADEVIE, from the coding sequence ATGAGGCGGCGCGAATTCCTGGGAGGGCTCGGCTGCGCTTCGCTGTTGTGGCCCGGCTCGGCGGCAGCCCAGGGCGGCAGGACCTACCATCTCGGCACGCTGACGCCGATCGCGCCGATTGCAGAGACCAGTCCACGCGGCAAGATACTGATCAGGACGCTTGGTGAGCGCGGGTTTCGCCTCGGTCAGAACCTGACCCTTGAGCCTCGCGGCGCGGCCGGCGATGTCGCAAAACTCCCCTCGCTGGTCGCCGAGCTGAAGTCCAGGGGCGTCGACGCCATCGTGATTATTGGCTATCCGACGGCCATGGCCGCCAAGGCGGTGGGCCTCCCGACAGTTGCGGCCAGCGGCATCGGCGATCCCGTCGAGACCCGGCTCATCGAGAGCCTTGCCCATCCCGGCGGCAACATCACCGGCATTTCGGACGTCGCGGCGACGCTCAGTGCCAAGCGGCTGGCGTTGCTGAAAGAGATGTCGCCGAAACTGACCAAGGTCGCCATGCTCTGGAACAAGGACGACCTCGGCATGACCATGCGCTATCAGGCATCGGCGAAGGCCGCGCAGGCGCTTGGGCTGACCGTGCAGGCGCTCGGCGTCCGCGAACCCGACGACTTCGACGAGGCCTTCTCAGTGATGAATGGCGATCTGCCGGATGGCATCCTGATGGTGGCGGACGCGCTCACCATTCTCAATCGCAAGCGGGTGTTCGAGTTCGCTGCCGTCCGAAAGCTGCCGGCGATCTACGAAAATGACGACCTCGCCCGCGACGGCGGGCTGATGTCCTACGGACCGGACGTGTCGGAATCCTTCGAGCGGGCAGCATCACTGGTCGCCCGCATTTTCAACGGCGCGAACCCCGGTGATCTGCCGTTCGAGCAGCCGACCCGCTATCCCCTCGTGCTCAATCTCAAGACGGCGAAGGCCACCGGACTCGAGATTCCACCGACCTTGCTGGCGCTCGCCGACGAAGTCATCGAATAG
- a CDS encoding ABC transporter permease, translated as MLNFLARRLAQIVPTLFFVSVLIFSLQQLLPGDPALVMAGEERDPAVIAQIRQQYRLDQPIPVQYAYWVKGVLTGDFGESLRNKIPVRALIAQKLPVTLQLASMAILIAFLIGIPAGIVSAVKKGTAWDYGANLFALWGISTPNFWLGIMLIFLFSIELGWLPASGYVPLTENWRASLAATIMPAFVLGNAIAAILMRHTRSAMLQVLESDYVRTARAKGLLERTVILKHAMRNALTPVITLGALELGTLLSGAVLTEQIFSIPGFGKLIVDAVFNRDYAVVQGVVLVTATIYITLNLIADIAYILVNPRLRG; from the coding sequence ATGCTGAACTTCCTCGCCCGCCGTCTCGCGCAGATCGTGCCGACGCTGTTCTTCGTGTCGGTGCTGATCTTCTCGCTCCAGCAACTCCTGCCGGGCGATCCGGCGCTGGTGATGGCCGGCGAAGAGCGCGATCCCGCCGTGATTGCGCAGATCCGCCAGCAATACCGGCTCGATCAGCCGATCCCCGTCCAATACGCCTATTGGGTCAAGGGCGTTTTGACCGGCGACTTCGGCGAGTCCCTGCGCAACAAGATACCGGTGCGCGCGCTGATCGCGCAGAAGCTGCCGGTGACGCTGCAACTCGCATCGATGGCGATCCTGATCGCATTCCTGATCGGCATTCCCGCCGGCATCGTTTCAGCGGTGAAGAAGGGCACCGCCTGGGACTACGGCGCCAACCTGTTCGCGCTGTGGGGCATCTCGACGCCGAACTTCTGGCTCGGCATCATGCTGATCTTCCTGTTCTCGATCGAGCTGGGCTGGCTGCCGGCCTCCGGCTATGTGCCGCTGACGGAGAACTGGCGCGCGAGCCTTGCCGCCACGATCATGCCGGCCTTCGTGCTCGGCAACGCCATCGCCGCGATCCTGATGCGGCATACGCGCAGCGCCATGCTCCAGGTGCTGGAAAGCGACTATGTCCGCACCGCGCGCGCCAAAGGCCTCCTGGAGCGGACCGTCATCCTCAAGCACGCTATGCGCAATGCGCTGACGCCGGTGATCACGCTCGGCGCGCTCGAGCTCGGCACGCTGTTGTCGGGCGCGGTGCTGACCGAGCAGATCTTTTCCATTCCCGGCTTCGGCAAGCTGATCGTGGATGCCGTGTTCAACCGCGACTACGCGGTCGTGCAGGGCGTCGTGCTGGTCACCGCGACGATCTACATCACGCTCAACCTGATCGCCGACATCGCCTACATCCTCGTCAATCCGCGGCTGAGGGGTTAG
- a CDS encoding ABC transporter permease yields the protein MADTVLSANPVTDASELDSPARRARRRLFRRKAAVAGLVVMTAFILLALLAPLIVPYDPVATSWSLVRKAPTALHWFGTDELGRDILSRVIYGARASLLAGAISVAIALGIGVPLGLLAGYRGGFTDALISRITDAMLACPFLILAIALAAFLGPSLGNAMIAIGISATPVFIRLTRGQVLSVKAEDYVEAARALGNPSWRIAFAHILPNILPALLVQATLSIAAAIIAEAALSFLGLGQQPPAPSWGSMLNAAQRFLTQAPWMAIWPGLAIFLVVLSLNLLGDGLRDALDPRQR from the coding sequence ATGGCCGACACCGTGCTCTCGGCCAATCCCGTCACTGACGCGAGCGAGCTCGACAGTCCCGCACGCCGCGCCCGGCGGCGCCTGTTCAGGCGCAAGGCCGCGGTCGCGGGGCTCGTCGTGATGACGGCGTTCATCCTGCTGGCCCTGCTGGCGCCGCTGATCGTTCCCTATGATCCCGTCGCCACGAGCTGGAGCCTGGTGCGAAAAGCCCCCACCGCGCTACACTGGTTCGGCACCGACGAGCTCGGCCGCGACATTCTGAGCCGCGTCATCTACGGCGCGCGTGCCTCGCTGCTCGCCGGCGCAATCTCGGTGGCGATTGCGCTCGGCATCGGCGTGCCGCTCGGCCTGCTCGCCGGCTATCGCGGCGGTTTCACCGACGCACTGATCAGCCGGATCACCGATGCAATGCTCGCATGCCCGTTCCTGATCCTGGCTATCGCGCTCGCAGCGTTCCTGGGTCCAAGCCTCGGCAACGCCATGATCGCGATCGGCATCTCGGCGACGCCGGTATTCATTCGCCTGACCCGCGGGCAGGTGCTGAGCGTCAAGGCCGAGGACTATGTAGAAGCCGCGCGCGCCCTCGGCAACCCGTCCTGGCGGATCGCATTCGCCCACATCCTGCCGAACATCCTGCCGGCGCTCCTGGTTCAGGCGACGCTGTCGATCGCCGCGGCCATCATCGCGGAAGCCGCATTGTCGTTTCTCGGCCTCGGCCAGCAGCCGCCGGCGCCGTCCTGGGGCAGCATGCTCAACGCCGCCCAGCGTTTCCTGACGCAGGCGCCGTGGATGGCGATCTGGCCAGGCCTTGCGATTTTCCTGGTGGTGCTGTCCCTGAACCTGCTCGGCGACGGCCTGCGCGACGCACTCGATCCGCGCCAGCGCTAG
- a CDS encoding MexW/MexI family multidrug efflux RND transporter permease subunit, whose translation MAFTDIFIKRPVLSVVVSLLILLIGLRAAMVLPIRQYPKLSNTVVNVTTVYPGASADLIQGFITTPIEQAVASAEGVDYITSSSVQGTSTIQIYIKLNFDPNQALTEVLAKVNSVKYLIPKESNDPIVTKTTGQTTAVMYLGFSSEELSGSAISDYLTRVVQPVLSTVDGVASADILGGQTFAMRLWLDPVKMAGRNVSPGDVAAAITANNFQSAAGQTKGYLIVSNISTNTGLTDVNQFRKMIVKAKDGGFVRMEDIATVELAAQSTDASVAFNGEHAIFIGVQATPQGNPLTLVKGVRALFPELERNLPPSMKMKVAYDSTKFIQSSIDEVEKTLGEAVIIVIVVIFLFLASFRSVIIPVVTIPLSMIGVCTLMLALGFSFNLLTLLAMVLAIGLVVDDAIVVVENIHRHLEEGKTPVQSALEGAREIVGPVISMTITLAAVYAPIGFLGGLTGSLFREFAFTLAGSVIVSGVIALTLSPMMCSVLLKNTEEGRFAKLVNKVFGAVTRWYGRRLDRSLDYKAVTGLFALTILGLVGFLYMHTSKELAPEEDQGIVFAVTKAPKYANIDYLDFYGEKLDKKFQSFPETDLRFVLNGINGPQGGIAGMLLKPWDERQRSSIKLKPLVQAELSKIEGVQAFAFNLPPLPGGPGGLPVQMVINSTAGFQTVYEQMEKLKDAARKSGMFIVSDSDLNFNQPTVKVKIDRTKAQDLGISMQNVGSALAVLLGGNYINRFNLEGRSYQVIPQVPREKRLSPEALDGYYVTTNTGQQVPLSTVLSIETSTEPNSLTHYNQLNSATFSAVPMPGVTVGAAVDFLEGEAKKLPQGFSHDYLADSRQYVQEGNQLAITFGFALIIIFLVLAAQFESLRDPLVIMISVPMAIVGALIPLFFGVATMNIYTQVGLLTLVGLITKHGILMVEFANELQVNERLDRRSAIEMSARIRLRPILMTTAAMVTGLIPLLTATGAGAASRFSIGLVVVAGMSIGTLFTLFVLPAVYVVLATDHRAETESERNKQIEALDIGSSALRPT comes from the coding sequence ATGGCCTTTACCGATATCTTCATCAAGCGACCGGTCCTGTCGGTCGTCGTCAGTCTGCTGATCCTGCTGATCGGCCTGCGCGCGGCGATGGTGCTGCCGATCCGGCAATATCCGAAACTGTCGAACACGGTCGTCAACGTCACGACGGTGTATCCCGGCGCGTCCGCTGACCTGATCCAGGGCTTCATCACGACGCCGATCGAGCAGGCGGTCGCCTCGGCCGAGGGCGTCGACTACATCACCTCGTCCTCGGTGCAGGGCACCTCGACGATCCAGATCTACATCAAGCTGAACTTCGACCCGAACCAGGCGCTCACCGAGGTGCTCGCCAAGGTGAACTCGGTCAAATACCTGATCCCGAAGGAATCGAACGACCCGATCGTCACCAAGACGACGGGCCAGACCACGGCCGTGATGTATCTCGGCTTCTCCTCGGAGGAACTGTCGGGGTCGGCGATCTCGGACTATCTGACGCGCGTGGTGCAGCCGGTGCTGTCGACCGTCGACGGCGTGGCGTCGGCCGACATCCTGGGCGGCCAGACCTTTGCGATGCGGCTGTGGCTTGATCCGGTGAAGATGGCCGGCCGCAACGTGTCGCCCGGCGACGTCGCAGCCGCGATCACCGCCAACAACTTCCAGTCGGCGGCCGGCCAGACCAAGGGCTATCTGATCGTCTCGAACATCTCGACGAACACGGGCCTGACCGACGTCAATCAGTTCAGGAAGATGATCGTCAAAGCCAAGGATGGCGGCTTCGTCCGGATGGAGGACATCGCGACCGTCGAGCTTGCCGCGCAGAGCACGGATGCGAGCGTTGCCTTCAACGGCGAGCATGCGATCTTCATCGGCGTGCAGGCCACCCCGCAAGGCAATCCGCTGACGCTGGTGAAGGGCGTGCGCGCGCTGTTCCCCGAGCTCGAGCGCAACCTGCCGCCGTCGATGAAGATGAAGGTCGCCTACGACTCGACCAAGTTCATCCAGTCCTCGATCGACGAGGTCGAGAAGACGCTGGGCGAGGCCGTGATTATCGTCATCGTGGTGATCTTCCTGTTCCTGGCCTCGTTCCGCTCGGTGATCATTCCCGTCGTCACCATCCCGCTGTCGATGATCGGCGTTTGTACGCTGATGCTCGCATTGGGATTCAGCTTCAACTTGCTGACGCTACTCGCCATGGTGCTCGCCATCGGCCTCGTCGTCGACGACGCCATCGTGGTGGTGGAGAACATCCACCGCCATCTGGAGGAGGGCAAGACGCCGGTGCAGTCCGCGCTCGAAGGTGCGCGCGAGATCGTCGGCCCCGTCATCTCGATGACCATCACGCTCGCCGCCGTGTATGCCCCGATCGGCTTCCTCGGCGGCCTCACCGGCTCGCTGTTCCGCGAATTCGCCTTCACGCTGGCCGGCTCGGTGATCGTGTCCGGCGTCATCGCGCTGACGCTGTCGCCGATGATGTGCTCGGTGCTGCTGAAGAACACCGAAGAGGGCCGCTTCGCCAAGCTCGTGAACAAGGTGTTCGGCGCGGTGACGCGCTGGTACGGCCGCCGGCTCGATCGCTCGCTCGACTACAAGGCAGTAACGGGCCTGTTCGCGCTGACGATCCTCGGCCTCGTCGGCTTCCTCTATATGCACACCTCGAAGGAGCTGGCGCCGGAAGAAGACCAGGGTATCGTGTTCGCGGTGACCAAGGCGCCGAAATACGCCAATATCGATTATCTCGATTTCTATGGCGAAAAGCTCGACAAGAAGTTCCAGAGCTTCCCCGAGACCGATCTGCGCTTCGTGCTGAACGGCATCAACGGCCCGCAGGGCGGCATCGCCGGCATGCTGCTGAAGCCCTGGGATGAGCGCCAGCGTTCGTCGATCAAGTTGAAGCCGCTGGTGCAGGCCGAGCTCTCCAAGATCGAGGGCGTGCAGGCCTTCGCCTTCAACCTTCCGCCGCTGCCCGGTGGGCCGGGCGGCCTGCCGGTGCAGATGGTGATCAATTCGACCGCGGGCTTCCAGACCGTCTACGAGCAGATGGAGAAGCTGAAGGACGCCGCGCGCAAGAGCGGCATGTTCATCGTCTCCGATAGCGATCTCAACTTCAACCAGCCGACGGTGAAGGTGAAGATCGATCGCACCAAGGCGCAGGACCTCGGCATAAGCATGCAGAATGTCGGCAGTGCGCTGGCGGTGCTGCTCGGCGGCAACTACATCAATCGCTTCAACCTGGAGGGGCGCTCCTACCAGGTGATCCCGCAGGTTCCGCGCGAGAAGCGGCTCTCCCCGGAGGCGCTCGATGGGTACTACGTCACGACCAACACCGGCCAGCAGGTTCCGCTGTCCACCGTCCTGTCGATCGAGACCTCGACCGAGCCGAACTCGCTGACGCACTATAATCAGCTGAACTCGGCGACCTTCTCGGCCGTGCCGATGCCCGGCGTGACCGTTGGCGCTGCGGTCGACTTCCTCGAAGGCGAGGCCAAGAAGCTCCCGCAAGGCTTCAGCCACGACTACCTCGCCGACAGTAGGCAGTACGTGCAGGAAGGCAATCAGCTCGCGATTACCTTCGGCTTCGCGCTGATCATCATCTTCCTGGTGCTGGCGGCGCAGTTCGAGAGCCTGCGCGATCCGCTGGTCATCATGATCTCGGTGCCGATGGCGATCGTCGGCGCGCTGATCCCGCTGTTCTTCGGCGTGGCGACGATGAACATCTACACCCAGGTCGGCCTGCTGACGCTCGTTGGCCTGATCACCAAGCACGGCATCCTGATGGTGGAGTTCGCCAACGAGCTCCAGGTCAACGAACGGCTCGATCGCCGCTCGGCGATCGAAATGTCGGCTCGCATCCGGCTGCGTCCGATTCTGATGACGACGGCTGCGATGGTCACCGGCCTGATCCCGCTGTTGACAGCAACCGGCGCCGGTGCGGCCAGCCGCTTCTCGATCGGCCTGGTGGTCGTGGCCGGCATGTCGATCGGCACGCTGTTCACGTTGTTCGTGCTGCCGGCGGTCTACGTTGTGCTCGCGACCGACCACCGCGCCGAGACCGAGTCCGAGCGGAACAAGCAGATCGAGGCGCTGGATATCGGCTCCAGCGCGCTGCGGCCGACCTGA